From the Ascaphus truei isolate aAscTru1 chromosome 15, aAscTru1.hap1, whole genome shotgun sequence genome, one window contains:
- the ADRM1 gene encoding proteasomal ubiquitin receptor ADRM1, producing MGIAWCAVTSEARSVAKPVLVPVRGSRRFRMSSGALFPSLVPGSRGSSSKYLVEFRAGKMSLKASTVTPDKRKGLVYIQQTDDSLIHFCWKDRTSGNVEDDLIIFPDDCEFKRVAQCTTGRVYVLKFKAGSKRLFFWMQEPKTEKDEEHCRKVNEYLNNPPMPGALGGTGSGGHELSALGGEGGLQSLLGNMSHNQLMQLIGPTGLGGLGGLGALTGPGLASLLGSGGPPTSSSSSSSRSQSAAVTPASTASSTTRTTTAAPVAPVAAPAATPSPVVSSGNGTSAATSPTQPIQLSDLQNILATMNVPATGEGGPLVDLASVLTPEIMAPILANAEVQERLMPYLPSGESLPQTADEIQNTLTSPQFQQALSMFSAALASGQLGPLMSQFGLPTEAVDAANKGDIEAFAKAMQSSSTQKERDSKEKKEEEEDMSLD from the exons ATGGGCATCGCGTGGTGCGCTGTGACGTCAGAGGCCCGGTCAGTAGCGAAGCCTGTGCTGGTTCCGGTGAGAGGTTCGCGGAGATTCAG AATGTCGTCCGGAGCTTTGTTTCCCAGCCTGGTACCAGGCTCCCGCGGTTCTTCTAGCAAGTACCTAGTGGAGTTTCGGGCCGGGAAGATGTCCCTGAAAGCCAGCACAGTGACGCCGGACAAACGGAAAGGTCTCGTTTACATCCAGCAAACCGACGACTCCCTCATTCACTTCTGCTGGAAGGACCGGACTTCGGGTAATGTCGAAGAT GATCTGATCATATTCCCAGATGACTGCGAGTTTAAGAGGGTGGCACAGTGCACCACGGGCCGTGTATACGTCCTGAAATTCAAGGCCGGGTCCAAGAGGCTCTTCTTCTGGATGCAG GAGCCCAAGACTGAGAAGGACGAGGAGCATTGTCGCAAGGTCAACGAATATCTGAACAATCCCCCCATGCCTGGCGCACTCGGGGGCACTGGTAGCGGTGGCCACGAACTCTCTGCCCTGGGAG GAGAAGGCGGACTGCAAAGCCTGCTGGGAAACATGAGCCACAACCAGCTGATGCAGCTCATCGGACCCACCGGTCTCGGAGGACTTG GTGGGCTCGGAGCTCTTACAGGCCCAGGACTGGCCAGTTTGCTGGGCAGTGGGGGTCCCCCAACAAGCAGCTCTTCCTCCAG CTCCCGAAGTCAGTCAGCGGCCGTCACGCCGGCGTCCACGGCGTCTTCCACCACGCGCACCACCACGGCAGCACCTGTTGCTCCGGTCGCAGCACCAGCCGCGACCCCCAGCCCGGTGGTCAGCTCCGGCAACGGAACCAGCGCGGCAACAAGCCCCACCCAGCCCATCCAGCTGAGCGATCTGCAGAACATCCTGGCCACCATGAATGTGCCGGCCACGGGAGAAGGAGGCCCGCTAG TGGACCTGGCGAGCGTCCTCACCCCCGAAATTATGGCTCCCATTCTGGCTAATGCCGAAGTCCAGGAGCGGCTGATGCCGTACTTACCGTCGGGGGAATCCCTGCCACAGACGGCCGACGAGATCCAGAACACACTAACCTCCCCGCAGTTTCAGCAG GCATTGAGTATGTTCAGCGCTGCATTGGCGTCAGGGCAGCTCGGGCCGCTGATGAGTCAGTTTGGTTTGCCAACGGAGGCAGTGGATGCGGCAAATAAAGGCG ATATTGAAGCTTTTGCCAAAGCCATGCAGAGCAGCTCCACTCAAAAGGAGAGAGACTCCAAGGAGaagaaggaagaggaggaggatatGAGTTTAGATTAA